The genomic interval TGAACATGAGGCAGAAAAATCAAACTTTTCAGTATTTGAAAATTTATTTGAAAACTCCGAAGTTGATTATAAAGGATTTTTATATAAAGAAGGCCATCCTGCGGAAACAATAATTAAACTTACCGAAAAAGGCGGCTATGATCTTTTGGTAATAGGCTCTCATAACAAAAATGCCATCGAACGATTATTACTTGGCAGCGTGGCTTATAAAGCGACACGATTTGCAAAAAGCTCTGTACTTGTAGTTGACAGCAAATGTCATATCGAAACAGAAAATACAGCAAATTTTTCTGTATTAATGGGTATAGAAACATCAGATGATTCATTTTATGCAGCAGAAAATTTATGGAAATTTATTGACAAAGAACGTGCAAATATAACCCTTTTAAATGTACTGGTTGAACCCAGCCTTATTATTCCTCCCGATGCATATATTTATATCGACATGGATAAAATTATGAAAGAGTCAGTTCTTGTTTCAGAAAATTTACTTAAACTCACTTCAAATAAACTTGAAGCGCATGGAGTTAAAGTTGTTAAAAAATATACCATTTTTGGTGATGCAGCCTCAATAATTATTGATGAAGCGGAAAAAAATAACTTTAACCTGATAGTTGTCGGTTCTCACAGCGGAAGTAAACTTTCAAGATGGTTTCTTGGCAGCATCAGTACAAAAGTCTATGAACATGCAAAACAACCGGTTTTAATAATAAAACAGCATTAAT from bacterium carries:
- a CDS encoding universal stress protein, with amino-acid sequence MTKTRILIAIDEPEWAKTIVQTAYNFIDRKNSEVTLLNVIETNIAEEGYFYSKPEKFIEHEAEKSNFSVFENLFENSEVDYKGFLYKEGHPAETIIKLTEKGGYDLLVIGSHNKNAIERLLLGSVAYKATRFAKSSVLVVDSKCHIETENTANFSVLMGIETSDDSFYAAENLWKFIDKERANITLLNVLVEPSLIIPPDAYIYIDMDKIMKESVLVSENLLKLTSNKLEAHGVKVVKKYTIFGDAASIIIDEAEKNNFNLIVVGSHSGSKLSRWFLGSISTKVYEHAKQPVLIIKQH